TCCAGAACGGGACCGGCTTGATCACCCCAGCCTCGGGATGACCAGACGCCGCTTCCACATGATCTGGCTTGCGCACAGATCGCGACGTGTCGGACGCAAATGATAGTGGGGTGTTTGGCGGAACCATCAAATTCAACTGCTGCATCTACACACGTTCTGCTCTATAAAAATGCCCAGCGATAGTCTCCCATCGCCGGGCAACGGGGGCAGCGATGTTGCCAGTGTTATCCTGCTACGAATGATCGTTCACGCCGACGCAGCAGCATCAGCCCCGCAGCGCCACCGAGCAACGCCAGCGAGCCCGGCTCGGGGATGAACGCCAGGTTCAGGTCATTGCCATCCATCTGCACCACGAACGATCCGCCGTTCAGGTCGACGCCGAAGTTATCGGTGTTGACCGCAAACATTGCGGCATCAAAGCCGTCAATGCCTTCGCTTGCTGAGGCGATGGTGAACAGTTGGCCATAGTCCGTATTGTCGAAGTTCGCGCCATCGCCGAGCAGTTCGATGGTGAACACGTCGCCGGGCTCGTCGCCGGCGAGGATCTCCAGCAGGCCGGTGATGTTGATCAGGTCCCAGCCGAGGCCGGCGGACGAAGCGGCGTCGGCGAGGTTGACGCGATAACGACCCGATCCAGCGAGGAAGGAACTGTCGCCCGATGCATTCAGCGTCGCAACGGTCGTATCGCTGCCGGGCGAGACCACGCCGCCGCCCATTTGCAACCCGCCGATTGCGCCCGCGCCGGTGAGCACGGCGCTGCCGCCGACGACGGAAACGTCGCTCACCAGCGAGCCATGGTTAATCAATCGGCCGTTGGCAATGAAGGTTCCGCCGGTGAAGGTGTTGTCCGCGGTGAGCACCATGTCGCCGGCGACGTTCTTGCTCAACCCGCCGTCGCCGCTGATCACGCCGTCAATCGTCAGCGTCGTCCCATCAGACACGCCGAAGGCTTTCGTTCCGCCCAGCAGCGAGATGTCACCGGTCAGCGTCATATCCGGCCCGCCGGCTTGCGTGAAGGTAATCGCGCCGCCGCCGCCGAGTTCCATGTTGTTGGACAGCGACATGGCCGAGCCGGTGTTCGAGAGGATGCGGATGTTGTTGCCGCTGGTGTGGCGAATGGTCGCCGAGCCCAGCGCCGTCTCACTGCCGAGGTACGTATCGCCGTTGGCGATATCGTAAATGTTGGCCATGTCCGGGCTGCTGGCGTTGAACGTGATCGAGCCCGGGCCGGCTCTGCGGATGTTGAAGGCGTTGGAGGTGATCTCGTCATTAAAGATCAACTCGCTGCCTGGCCGTACGTCGAAGATCTTGAAAGGGTCCGTGCTGCTTGCCGTTGCCCTCGCCGTGAGATGGACGGGCACGTTAATCGTGGCGGATACGGGGACCGCGTTAACACCACCCGTGCCGACGAGCAGTGTCTGGCCGTTTCCCGCGCCACGCAACGAGAGGATGTTGTCGTCGGCGCTGTTGATGGTGAAGTCGTAATTGTAAAACTGAATGCGCTCGATGTTGTACGCCTGGTCCATCTCGGTATCGAGCTGCGCGTCCGAACTGCCGAGTTCCCAGATCGCGCCGTCACCGCCGGTGTAGGGATTGCCGGGGTTTTCCGACCAGTTGTCGTCGTCGGACCAGAGGTTTGTCTCGCCGCCGCCGTTCCAGGTGCGCTGTTGGCCCTGTGCGACGTCGACCACGCCACCTGTTGCGAGCATGGCAGCGAACAGCCAGGACGTCATTCGCAAGGTGTTGGTTCGTGTTGCTTCCATTGGTGTTCTTTCCTTCCAATTATGATGATGCCAGAGAGTTGGGGACAGAGGATGAATGGTTTAACGCGGCAGCAGCCGCAGTGATGGATTGGTGCTTAGCCGTTCGTACATGTCACCGAATCCGGCCTGCCTGCCTTCTTCTGCGCGGATGGAACTCGCGTGACCGTCCGCGAAGCCGATGTTGGCGGAGTCGTTGTGGCGATAGCGCACACCTGGATCGCCGTCGATGCCCTGGCCGATCTGGATCGCCTGCGAAATTTCCGCGTTCCCTTGAAACTCGACGAACATCAGCACGTGGCTTGGCGAGTGCTCGATTTGGTCGAAGTTGCGTGCAATATGCTCAAGAAAGTTGCCAGCCGGCCGAAGTGCCGTGCCATTGGGACGGGCATCAGGCCGCGACGTCGTGTACTGATTGACGGCGTAACTTTGAAACGGGTGTGCGGCCGGTAGACTCACTTGTTCGTCTCGATTCATCGTTGGGCAGCGAAAGACGCCGGTTTGCATCCACTCGATCGTTTCAGGCCCAGGCGTCGGCCGCTCTTGCCCGACATACGCCGCCATCTGGAACGGATGGAAATCGGCCGTCCAGTGACCAAAGTGATGGCCGTACACGAAGTAGCCTTCATCCTGGGTGTACATGACGTGCCCGATCAATTGCTGACGAAGGTTGGAACTGCATTGCATGGCCCGGGCGGTTTCGCGTGCCGCGCCCAGGGCAGGCAGCAGAATACTGATCAGCAACGCAATAATGCTAATAACAACCAAAAGCTCAATCAGCGTAAAGCCTTTTGTTCCCAGTTTGGCATTTCGAGCGTAAGGAGTGCGAACGCACGCGACAGATCGAGAAGTAGTTTTCATGGCCAAATGCCTTTATACAGAATGTCGATCGCAACAAAAGTGAAAGCGAGAACACGAATCGGAACGATCTAAGACGATGGCTGACGCAACCGCTGACTGGATTCACCAATAAATAGCGGCACGCGCGGCGGCTGAACGAGCAATGGTCCCTTCCAGTCCCGAGCACCGTTTTGCACCCAGTCCAGACACACGTCCAGGTAGGGGGTCGGGTCCGGATCCTGAATCGAGGTCAACGACGGCACGAGATACGGCGCTTCACCCGCTCCGTCGTCACTGGCACAGACAGCGAGATCACGGCCCGCTTCAAGACCACGTTCATGCAATGCACGGTAAACGCCCTTGGCTGCGGCGGACGTACAGCACAACAATCCGTCGGCCTGGAACCCACCGCCGTCGAGCGTCTCCAACGTGACCTGATACGCCTTTTCCATCGGAGAGCCGCCCATCGCGACCGGCTGGTCGATCAGCACACCGCCGCGTTGGTCGCCCGCCCAATTGCGCCAGACCTTGATGCGCAGATCGGTCACGTCATTGTGCGGCTGCGTGTTCAAGCAGGCTATGCGTTCATGGCCTTGCTCGGCCATATGCTCCAGCAGCTTTTCGGTCATCTGCGGCGAAGCGAGCCAGACACTTGGAAAACCGTGTTTTGACTGATCGCTGTCGAGAAAAATCGCGGACCCACGCGAACGCTCGATCGTCCGCAGCAGGTGATCACTCGGATCACAGCCCGGCAGACCAAAGAAGATCACATCGAAACTCTCCAGCGTCGCAGTCACGGCCGGATCGTCGAGGTGAACATAACTGACCGGCCGAAACAAGCCTTCACGCTTTTCGACGACGCGGCTGAGGGCCTGCTGCCACCGCCACGTATAGGGCGACGGATACGCAACGGTCAGCAACGCAACGTGCAGGCCGGTGTGGCGGGTTCCTTTTTCCTTCGGCTTTCCGTCGGTTCGGGTCTTTCCATCCTTTTGCCGCCCGCCGGTCGCGATAGTCGCGGCGGCAGCGGGCCTGCCATTGGGCTGACGAACGAGCAAGCCAGTCTTGATCAGTTGCGCCACCGCCTTGCGGGCCGTGCGCGTGTCGACTTCGAATTCAGCAGACAACTGCCGATCCGTGGGAAAGTCCTTCAGCAGGTAATCCCCGTGGCGTAGCCGCTGTTCGAGCAGATTTGAAACTTTGAGGTACTTGGCCATGACCAGTTCCCAACAGAATCACCAAACTCCATCAATTTGACACAATACATCAAAATGATGGATATTTGCAAGCGGAATCTTTACACTCAGGGTCGATTTTTTTTCGAGACATCGAAGGAGCTTGGCCGATGCGAATTCTGTATGTCGATATCGACTCTCTAAAACCTTCCCATTTAGGATGTTACGGCTATAGTCGGCCAACCTCACCGACCATGGATGCCTTGGCGGCGCGAGGGGTCCGCTTCAATCACTGCTACGCCGCGGACAGCCCGTGCGTCCCGAGTCGGGCGGCCATGTGGAGCGGTCGGCCGGGCATCCGCAATGGCGTGGTTACCCACGAAAACACCCCGGCCGGCTGCGCTTTCCGGTACGCCGTTCCTGACCGTCACGGGCAGTGTCCGACGTTGGCCCATCATCTGGCCGACGCGGGGCTGCAGACCGTCAGTTTTACCAGCTTTGCCGACCGGCACTTGCAGGGCTGGTTCAACTTCGGGTTTCGAGAATTTCACGTGCCGTCGCTCAAAGGCGGGAATGAAGACGGGCCGGAAGTCAACGCCGCGGTGTTGCCCTGGCTGCGCGATCATGCTCGCGAGGACAACTGGTTTGTCCACCTGACCTATTGGGATCCGCATACGCTCTACACCGAACCGATGGATCAGTTCGAAGCGATGGCCAGGCATCCCGCGGCCGCCTGGCCCGACGAACAAACGATCGAGCGTCAGCAGCGCGACACCGGCATTCGGACGGCGAGCACGCTCTGGGGCGACAACCCGCACGATGGGTTCGGCCGAAGCCGCGTGCCCACCATGCCGGACAACATTCGCAATCGCAGTGACTTCGAGCATCTGATCAACGGCTACGACGGCGGCATCCGTCACGCGGACGATCAACTGGCCGAGTTGGTCGCGGAACTCGATCGGCAAGGGGTGCTCGAAGAGACCGCCATCATCATCAGCGCCGACCACGGCGAAGCGTTCGGCGAACTGGGGCAGTACATGGAGCATGGCAGCGCTTCGCCGGCCACGCATCACATCCCACTGATCGTCGTCTGGCCCGGCATTACCGACGCGGCGGCAGGCACGGCCCGCGACGAAATGCTATTGAACACGGACTTCGCTCCCACGCTTGCCGAGTTGCTCGAACTGGATGTGCCCGAAGGTTGGTGCGGGCGCAGTTTCGCGCCAGCGTTGCAGGGCCAGGCGATGCACCTTGACGAACCGCTCGTCTGGACGCACGGCCTGCACACGCGCCAACGGGCTGTCTTCGATGGCCGATACCTGTTCATTCGCACGTATCACCCGAGCTGGTACGCCTATCCGCCGCGCATGCTGTTCGATCTGGAGCAAGACCCACATCAACAGCACGACCTGGCCGACGAATTGCCCGATCGTGTGTCGGCGATGGGAGCACAACTCACCGCGTGGGAGCAGGCCCACGTCGACGCGACGGGTCAGCCGGACCCGATGCGACTGGCTCAACATCAGCCGCCAGCCGCCGCGGGGCTGCCCGACTATCTCGAACGACTCGAAAAACTGGGACGAGCCGAGGACGCCAAAGCCATCCGAGAGCGACTGGCCCGCGTGCCGACCCATTACGCGCCGCCCGCGCTGGAGCCGAAGTCATCATCGCAGTGACCAACAACAGGCCGTAAATCGGCCGACCTCTTTACCTCGGCCGATGCGGCCGTCCTGCACATCCATGGAGGAATCATGTTGAGCCCCTTTTTCAAGTCAGCTCGTATGTTTCAACACGCGGTGCTCGCAGGCGCCATCGTCCTCGCCGCGCTCACCAGCGCTGCCCACGGCGTCAGCAGCAGCAGCAACGGCCTGATCGACGTCAACATCACCGAACTGCTCGGCATCGATCTCTTTCACAACGCGGGCTACACCGGCGAACGGGCGGTGGTCGGTGTGATTGAGTCGGGCCATCTCTGGAGCGACCACCAGACGCTTCGGCATGTGGACACGTTTATCCAGTCGCCGCAGGCGCGTTTCGGTTCGACGCAACTGGGCGACGTCAACCGCCACGCCACGTTTGTCGCCGGCTTAATCGGTGGCCGACCGGCCGACGCCGCCGTGTACAAGACCGGCTTCGCGCCCGGCGCGGAGATGTGGTCTGGCGCGATCGCCACCCAATGGTTCAACACGCCTTCGGTGCAGGACAGTTTTACCTTCGCTGACCATCATGCGCTGGTCTACCCGTTTTTGACCATGATGCGCACCGGCGTTGAGAACCGGCGGGCGGACGTGATCAATTTTTCCGTGGGCCTGGGGGCAGGCAGTGCGGCGGCCGACATTTCCGCACGCGTGATCGACTCGCTGACTTACGAGAACCGGCAGAGCGTCATCGTGTCGGCGGGCAATAGCGGGCCTTCGTCCGGCTCGGTCAATCGGCCAGCCGACGCGTACAACGTGATTACTGTCGGCGCCCTGGCACGCGGCACGGCCACGCCTTACGCGAACGTCGCAGGATTCAGCAGTCGTGGCCCGGGCAACTTCTACAACCCCGTGACCGGCGAAACCGTGCCGAATGCACGGGCGCTGGTGGACATCGTCGCGCCGGGGCAGAACCTGATCGCGCCGTTCTACGGCGGCACGACCGGGCAGAACACCGGCGGCACGGATATCTCCAACGGCCGCGGGGACCGCTACGCCGGCTATAACCCGCCGAACGGCCCGAACGTCGGCGGCCCCGTCAGCGGCACGAGCTTCTCCGCACCGTTGGTCAGCGGGACGGCTGCGCTGCTCGCCGACGTGGGTCACGACCGCTATCCCAGTCATGGCACGGACGGTCGCGTCATCAAGGCTGTGCTGCTGACCAGTGCCCAGAAACCCGGGCCGTGGAGCAATGGCCAGACGGTCGACGCGGATGGCGTCGTCCGCACCACGCAGGCGTTGGATTACACCTTCGGTGCAGGCCGACTCGACGCCGGCGCGGCGTTCACCCTTTACACCACCGGCACGACCGACCTGCCCGGCCACGACGGCGGCCTTGTCGCCGAACTCGGATGGGACTTCGGCATGGTCGGCGAAAACACCCCCACCGATTACCTGATCGACGTGCCGCTGGCTGCGGGCAGCACGTTTACTGCCACGCTCACATGGTTTGCCGAGCGCACGTTCGAAAACCTCGCTTGGAACGGCGTCACCACCGTCAGCGATAATCGACTCGACAATCTCGATCTGCAATTGTGGCAACTCACCGGTCCGGACTCGGCCGAGGCCGTGCTGATCGCCGAGTCGGTCAGCGAGTACAACACGGTCGAGCATTTTTCAATTTTGATCCCCGAAGCAGGCGAGTACATGCTTCGCGTCCTCTGGGAAAATAAGTGGTACGACCGTTTGGGCGGTGCGAATGTTCAAGAATACGCCCTGGCGTGGCACGGCATCGCAGTGCCCGAGCCTGGCACACTGGTGATCGTGCTTGCGTTGAGTGTGACGATGCTGCGTTCGCACCGGGGACGGCGCGTCGCATGAGCGGCGGCCGGCAGCCCTCGCTGTCGGTTGGCTACTTATTCAAACGGGATTTGATACATCTTATATTTTAGCGCGTGACATGGCGGGGCGCGCGGAGTAAGCTGAACCAGTCGGGCGGGGGCAATTCTTTTTTTTGGGCGATGATGGAGCGTTCGTCGGATCACAGCAAACCTGTGGAGTCGCGCTCATGGCCGGGGAAGCGAATCATGTGCAGGCGGAGGGGACGATCGATCAATCTGTCCGACGGTTCGTGCGTCAGGCGACGTGGGCGCTGGCGCTGCGCCGGGCGGTGATGTGGTCGGCAGGCTGGCTGGTGGCGTGGGGGGTGCTGGTGCTCGTGCTGCGCGTGACGGGGGATGTGTCGTTGCGGTGGCTGCTGGCGGGCGGGCTGGGGCTGCCGATGGTGCTGATGCTGGCGGGTTGGCGGGCGTGGCGGGCTCGGCCTGAAGCGGCGACGGTGCGGGCAATGCTCGACAGTCGGCTGCAATGCGGGGGGCTGTTGATGGTGCAGGATGAAACGGGGATCGACGCGTGGCGGGCGCGGTTGCCGGGGCAGGCGGCGATGCGCGTGCGCTGGCGCGGTGGGCGATCGCTGGCGGCGATGGGGGTGGCGGGGGCGTTTGTGGTGGCGGCGTTTGTCGTGCCGGAGCATGTGACGCAGATCGCGCGGGCGCAGCCGCTGGACGTGTCGGGGCCGACGGGTCGGCTGGCGGAGCAGTTGGAGGTGCTGGCGGAAGAGGCGTTGATCGAGCCGGAGGATGCGTCGTCGCTGGCGGAGCGACTGGATCGGCTGGCGGCGGAGGCGAGCGGCGATGATCCGGTGCGGACGTGGGAGGCGTTGGACCATTTGCGTGAAAGGCTTGAACAGGCCGCAGCCGAGGCGGGCGAGGCGGCGGTACAGGAGACGGCGGCACTGACGGCGGCGCAGGTGCTCGCCGAGGCGCTGGCGGAAGATGGCGATCTGCTGTCGGCCGAGCAGCAGGCCGAGGCGATGCAGGCGCTGGCGGACATGACGGCGCGGGCCATGGCGGAGCGCGGCGCGTTGAGCGACCAGTTGGGCGCGTCATTGGCCGAGGCGATCAACAGCGGGTCGCTGAGCGAGGAGCAACTGGCGGCGCTGGCGGAGGCGTTGCGGGATCGGAAGATGGACATCGCAGAGATGATGGACCGTCTGGCTGAATGCGATCTGGCGGATGAGCGGATGCTGACGGCTTGCCGACTGGCCGGCGAAGGCGAGAGCGGCGGGATGTGTGAGATGCTGGCAGGGCTGGACGGCGAGATGTCGATCGAAGACGCGGTGGCGATGTGGTGCCAGGGCGGTGGTTGGGGCATCAGTCAGAACGGCGGGCTGACGCCGATGACGTGGCATGACCAGCCGGGCACGGAGGAGGGGGCGGGGTTTGAAGCGATGGCGTTGCCGACGGCCGACGCGTCGGCGTTGCGCGACAGCCTGCTGGTGGGGCTCAGTGCGACGGCGCCGGAGGTTGATGAGCTGGCCGAGGCGTCGGTGGGCGGCGCGTTGCGCGATGCGCCGGCTGACGGGGGCGCTGCTGCGACGCAACGCCTGCTGCCACGCCATCGCGAGACGGCGCAGCGGTATTTCGATCGTGACGAGTCGAGGTGAGGTCGCGGCGGTGGCGGGCATTGCCTCGGCTGCGGTTGGATGGACGAACGGAAAACTGGCGAACGAAAAAATACAGCCGACGGCGCATCAATCAATTGATGAGGCAGATTGATGAGGCGGGTCGGTGAACGTCGGCTGGAGTGATGCATGGAGCAGGAAACAAGGTCGCCCGCGTTGTTGACGCCGGAGGAAATCGAGCCCGCGGCGGGGCTTGCCGGGCAGGTGCTCGATGAGTTGGACCGCCTGTTGCTGGGCCAGTCGTCGCTGCATCGCATGGTGCTCATCGGCGTATTGAGTCGCGGTCATATTCTGTTCGAAGGGTTGCCCGGCGTGGGGAAGACGGCGCTGATTAAAGCGCTGGCAGACATTTTGAACCTGTCGTTTTCGCGTGTGCAGTTTACGCCCGATCTGATGCCGGGCGATATTGTGGGCACGTCGATTCTTCAGGAGAACGAGCAGGGCAAGCGCGAGATGGTTTTCGAGCGTGGGCCGGTGTTCACGAACATTCTGTTGGCGGACGAAATCAACCGGGCGTCGCCGAAGACGCAGTCGGCGTTGCTGGAAGCGATGCAGGAGCAACGGGTGACGACGCTGGGGGCGACGCGCGAACTGCCTTCGCCGTTTTTCGTGCTCGCGTCGCAGAACCCGATCGAGCTTGAGGGCACGTATCCGTTGCCCGAGGCGCAGGTGGACCGGTTTCTGTTCAAGCTGCGTGTGTCGGGTGTGAAGGCCGAGGTGTTGGAGCAGATTGTCGATACGCGTCGTCGCGGCGAGCCGCCGGGCGTACGGTGGCGGCTGCCGGCGGGTGGGATGGATGTGCTCACGCGGGCGATGGAGCGGATCGTGCTGCCGCGGCCGGTCGCGCGATATGTGGCCCGGCTGGTGGCGGCGACGCATCCGGATAACGCAGGGGCGGGGGAAGGGGTGACGCGGTATGTGAGCTATGGCGCGTCGCCGCGTGCGGCGATTGCGATGGCGGAGGCCGGCCGAGCGGCGGCGCTGCTCAGCGGTCGGCCGACGGTGGGGTTTGAAGATATCAAGGCGGTTGCCCCCGCAGTGCTGAACCATCGCATATTGCTGAACTACCAGGCGCGGTTCGACAAGGTCGACAGCTTCGATGTAGTCGAGCAGTTGCTCGCGGCGGTGAACGACGTGGGCCTTGATCTGCCTGAAGACCTGGCGGTGGAAGTTCGCGCGACGTGATCGTGTTTCGGTGCAGAGGCCTTCGCGCGGGGCGGGTGCGTTGCGCGGGCGTGGCCTCGGCTGTTCGCTTATTGGCCCGAAGGGGGACGTCATGCAAGCGTATCGCATCGTGATCATCATGCTGCTTGGTTTGCTCGCGGCGCTGCCGCGGCCCGCCGATGCTCAGACCTTTGGCGACATCAACGTCAATGCGATCAGCACCTCTACTGGCGCGAGCACGGGCGGTTATGTCGAGCACCGTTTTATCATCACCAATCGCTCGGCCGAGCATGATCGCCATGTGGCGATCACCATGCCTGCGACCACGTGGGGCGGGGGCGCGGGGCATTACCTCCGCGGCTTACGTCGGGCCGTCATCGTGCCTGCCGACTCGACCGTGGAGTTGCCGATTCTTCAGCCGCCGTTGCCGTTGAACGGCGACGGTGCACGCATCGTGATTGATGGTCAGACGCAGCGCGGGCAGGTGGGCATCAGCGGCGGCAGACATGGTCACACGATGGACAGCTGGTACCGGGGTATCGGCGATGACGTGGCGGTGCTCGCGAGCCCATCGATCACCGGCGAACTGCGCGATCGGCTGGAAGCCATCGTGCAAGCGGAAACCGCGACGAGCACGCGGTATGGCAGCAGAGGGATGCGCGAGTTGCACCGGGCCAACCGGCCGCCGCGTCAGTGGAGCGACAACTGGTTGGCGTATTCCGCTTATGCCGGGCTGGTGCTGCGGTCTGAAGAGCTTGACGAAATGCCGCGCGCGGCGCGCGAGGCAATGTGGCAGTATGTCACCGCCGGGGGCACGCTGCTGGTGCTCGGCGACGCTCGGCCTGTGCCCGAGCCTTGGCAGCAGCGGCACGAGCGCGTCCTGTTCGCGGGCGAGGCGACCGACCGTTACGCCGTGGGGTTCGGCCAATGCTGGTTCATGCCCGCGGACCGAATTGATGCGACTCGCAGGAACGCGGACGCGACGAATGAACTGGCGCGTTACTGGGCATCGACCGCTCAGGTGATCAACCGTTACGAGTCGGTCGAGCAGGCGAATCGGCGGTTTTCGATTGTGGAACATTTGACCGTGCCGGTGCGCGGGCTGTTGGCGTTGATGCTGGTGTTTACGCTCGTGATCGGGCCGACCAATCTGGTGGTCGTGTCGAAGTTGAATCGGCGGATATGGATGTTGTGGACCGTGCCGGTGATCGCGATGCTGTTCGCGGGGGCGGTGTTCGGGT
The Phycisphaerales bacterium AB-hyl4 genome window above contains:
- a CDS encoding PEP-CTERM sorting domain-containing protein (PEP-CTERM proteins occur, often in large numbers, in the proteomes of bacteria that also encode an exosortase, a predicted intramembrane cysteine proteinase. The presence of a PEP-CTERM domain at a protein's C-terminus predicts cleavage within the sorting domain, followed by covalent anchoring to some some component of the (usually Gram-negative) cell surface. Many PEP-CTERM proteins exhibit an unusual sequence composition that includes large numbers of potential glycosylation sites. Expression of one such protein has been shown restore the ability of a bacterium to form floc, a type of biofilm.), whose amino-acid sequence is MEATRTNTLRMTSWLFAAMLATGGVVDVAQGQQRTWNGGGETNLWSDDDNWSENPGNPYTGGDGAIWELGSSDAQLDTEMDQAYNIERIQFYNYDFTINSADDNILSLRGAGNGQTLLVGTGGVNAVPVSATINVPVHLTARATASSTDPFKIFDVRPGSELIFNDEITSNAFNIRRAGPGSITFNASSPDMANIYDIANGDTYLGSETALGSATIRHTSGNNIRILSNTGSAMSLSNNMELGGGGAITFTQAGGPDMTLTGDISLLGGTKAFGVSDGTTLTIDGVISGDGGLSKNVAGDMVLTADNTFTGGTFIANGRLINHGSLVSDVSVVGGSAVLTGAGAIGGLQMGGGVVSPGSDTTVATLNASGDSSFLAGSGRYRVNLADAASSAGLGWDLINITGLLEILAGDEPGDVFTIELLGDGANFDNTDYGQLFTIASASEGIDGFDAAMFAVNTDNFGVDLNGGSFVVQMDGNDLNLAFIPEPGSLALLGGAAGLMLLRRRERSFVAG
- a CDS encoding prepilin-type N-terminal cleavage/methylation domain-containing protein, with the translated sequence MKTTSRSVACVRTPYARNAKLGTKGFTLIELLVVISIIALLISILLPALGAARETARAMQCSSNLRQQLIGHVMYTQDEGYFVYGHHFGHWTADFHPFQMAAYVGQERPTPGPETIEWMQTGVFRCPTMNRDEQVSLPAAHPFQSYAVNQYTTSRPDARPNGTALRPAGNFLEHIARNFDQIEHSPSHVLMFVEFQGNAEISQAIQIGQGIDGDPGVRYRHNDSANIGFADGHASSIRAEEGRQAGFGDMYERLSTNPSLRLLPR
- a CDS encoding substrate-binding domain-containing protein, with the translated sequence MAKYLKVSNLLEQRLRHGDYLLKDFPTDRQLSAEFEVDTRTARKAVAQLIKTGLLVRQPNGRPAAAATIATGGRQKDGKTRTDGKPKEKGTRHTGLHVALLTVAYPSPYTWRWQQALSRVVEKREGLFRPVSYVHLDDPAVTATLESFDVIFFGLPGCDPSDHLLRTIERSRGSAIFLDSDQSKHGFPSVWLASPQMTEKLLEHMAEQGHERIACLNTQPHNDVTDLRIKVWRNWAGDQRGGVLIDQPVAMGGSPMEKAYQVTLETLDGGGFQADGLLCCTSAAAKGVYRALHERGLEAGRDLAVCASDDGAGEAPYLVPSLTSIQDPDPTPYLDVCLDWVQNGARDWKGPLLVQPPRVPLFIGESSQRLRQPSS
- a CDS encoding sulfatase: MRILYVDIDSLKPSHLGCYGYSRPTSPTMDALAARGVRFNHCYAADSPCVPSRAAMWSGRPGIRNGVVTHENTPAGCAFRYAVPDRHGQCPTLAHHLADAGLQTVSFTSFADRHLQGWFNFGFREFHVPSLKGGNEDGPEVNAAVLPWLRDHAREDNWFVHLTYWDPHTLYTEPMDQFEAMARHPAAAWPDEQTIERQQRDTGIRTASTLWGDNPHDGFGRSRVPTMPDNIRNRSDFEHLINGYDGGIRHADDQLAELVAELDRQGVLEETAIIISADHGEAFGELGQYMEHGSASPATHHIPLIVVWPGITDAAAGTARDEMLLNTDFAPTLAELLELDVPEGWCGRSFAPALQGQAMHLDEPLVWTHGLHTRQRAVFDGRYLFIRTYHPSWYAYPPRMLFDLEQDPHQQHDLADELPDRVSAMGAQLTAWEQAHVDATGQPDPMRLAQHQPPAAAGLPDYLERLEKLGRAEDAKAIRERLARVPTHYAPPALEPKSSSQ
- a CDS encoding S8 family serine peptidase, whose product is MFQHAVLAGAIVLAALTSAAHGVSSSSNGLIDVNITELLGIDLFHNAGYTGERAVVGVIESGHLWSDHQTLRHVDTFIQSPQARFGSTQLGDVNRHATFVAGLIGGRPADAAVYKTGFAPGAEMWSGAIATQWFNTPSVQDSFTFADHHALVYPFLTMMRTGVENRRADVINFSVGLGAGSAAADISARVIDSLTYENRQSVIVSAGNSGPSSGSVNRPADAYNVITVGALARGTATPYANVAGFSSRGPGNFYNPVTGETVPNARALVDIVAPGQNLIAPFYGGTTGQNTGGTDISNGRGDRYAGYNPPNGPNVGGPVSGTSFSAPLVSGTAALLADVGHDRYPSHGTDGRVIKAVLLTSAQKPGPWSNGQTVDADGVVRTTQALDYTFGAGRLDAGAAFTLYTTGTTDLPGHDGGLVAELGWDFGMVGENTPTDYLIDVPLAAGSTFTATLTWFAERTFENLAWNGVTTVSDNRLDNLDLQLWQLTGPDSAEAVLIAESVSEYNTVEHFSILIPEAGEYMLRVLWENKWYDRLGGANVQEYALAWHGIAVPEPGTLVIVLALSVTMLRSHRGRRVA
- a CDS encoding AAA family ATPase; protein product: MEQETRSPALLTPEEIEPAAGLAGQVLDELDRLLLGQSSLHRMVLIGVLSRGHILFEGLPGVGKTALIKALADILNLSFSRVQFTPDLMPGDIVGTSILQENEQGKREMVFERGPVFTNILLADEINRASPKTQSALLEAMQEQRVTTLGATRELPSPFFVLASQNPIELEGTYPLPEAQVDRFLFKLRVSGVKAEVLEQIVDTRRRGEPPGVRWRLPAGGMDVLTRAMERIVLPRPVARYVARLVAATHPDNAGAGEGVTRYVSYGASPRAAIAMAEAGRAAALLSGRPTVGFEDIKAVAPAVLNHRILLNYQARFDKVDSFDVVEQLLAAVNDVGLDLPEDLAVEVRAT